The Geothrix sp. DNA segment GCCAGGGCCACCCGCTGCCGCACGCCGGTGGAGAGGGTCGACACCAGCAGGTCCCGGTGTTCCCAGACCTGCATCTCGCGCAGCCGGAATTCCACTTCGGAGGCCAGGACCCGGCCCCCGAGCCCGTACAGGCCTCCGAAGAACCGGAGGTTCTCGGCCACCGTGAGGTCGGTGAGGAGGCTGGATTTCTGGCTCATGTAGCCCATGTGGGCGCGCACCTGGTCGGCTTCGGTGAACAGGTCCCGGCCCAGTGCGCGGGCCTGGCCGGCGCTGGGGGCGAGCACGCCGCAGAGCATCCGGATGGCGGTGCTCTTGCCGGCACCGTTGGGCCCCAGGAAGCCGAAGATCTCACCGCCCTGGACCTCGAAGCTGAGGTCGGAGACGGCCGTGAACGCACCGAATCTCCGCGTCAGGCCCTGGACTTCCAGCACGGGCTCAGCCATGGCCGCCTCCATCCGCGAGCGCGTGCAGGAAGACATCCTCCAGGTTCGCCTCCGCCAGGCGCACCTGCTCCACGCCAGGCAGGGCCGCCAGGCGGGCCAGGAGGGGCCCCGGCTCCTGCCCGGGAAAGCGGACGCGGAGGATGTCGCCTTCCGCGAACAGGTCCAGGGGTTCAAGGGCGACGAGGGCCTTCTGCACCTCGCGCCGGCGGGAACTCACCAGCCGGAACACCAGGCCCGGCAGGTTCCGGCGCAGGGCCGTCAGGTCGCCCTCCTCCAGGATGCGCCCCTCGTTCATCAGCAGCATCCGGTGGGCGTACTCAGCCTCGTCCATGTAGGGCGTGGAGAAGAGGACGGCCACGCCCTGGTCGTGGACCGCATGGATGAGTTCCCAGAACTCCCTGCGGCTGACGGGATCGACGCCCGTGGTGGGCTCGTCGAGCAGCAGCAGGCGGGGCTGGGTGAGCAGGGCGGCGCAGAGGGCGAGCTTCTGCTTCATTCCGCCGGACAGGGCCCCCGACAGCCGGTCCCGGAACGCCGCCAGATCCACAGATTCGAGCAGCCTGGTCATCCGTGAGCCCAGGTCCGGCAGCCCGTAGAGGCCCCCCTGGAAGCGGAGGTTCTCCTCGACGGTGAGGTCCGGGGCGAGGCTGAAGGTCTGGGGGACATAGCTGATGCCATCCCGGCCCAGGTGCCGGTGCAGTTCCCCGCCCGTGGGCCGCTGCAGGCCGGCGAACATGCGGAAGGTGGTCGTCTTGCCCGCGCCATCGGGCCCGATGAGGCCGACCAGCTCGCCTTCGGCCAGGGTGATGTCCAGGTCCCGGACGGCCACCTTCGGGCCGAAGTGGCAGCTGAGCGCGCGGGCCTCCAGCAGGATCATCGCGAAGGGCTGCCCAGGCGCACGTCCACGGCCGCGCCGGGAACCAGGCCCTTGTCCCAGCCCTGGGGCAGGTTCACGCGGGCGGGATAGACCAGGTTCACGCGTTCCTCCCGGCTCTCCACCATCTTCGGAGTGAACTCGGATTCGGAGCTGATCTCGTCAAGGGAGGCCTCCAGGAGGCGCTGGTCCGCCGTCATCACCGTCACCGGGGCGCCCAGGCGCACCTGGCCCAGGAGGGGCTGAGGCAGGTACACCCGCACCCAGAGCTGGTCGAGGCGGGCCAGGGTGAGCACTGGCTGGCCCGCGGCGATCACGCTGCCGGGCTCCCTCAGGCGGTGGGTCACCACGCCATCGAAGGGGGCGCGCACCTCGGTGAAGCCCGCCTGGAGCCGACTCTGCTGGAGGATGGCCCGGGCCTTGCGCGCCTCGGCACCGCCAGCCTGGCGCTGCTCAATGCGGGCCCCGGCCCGGAGCTCCACCAGCGCCTTGGCCTGGAGGGACAGGTTGGCGTCGGCACGGTCGCGGCTGGCCAGGGCGTTGTCGAGGTCCGCCTG contains these protein-coding regions:
- a CDS encoding ABC transporter ATP-binding protein, which gives rise to MILLEARALSCHFGPKVAVRDLDITLAEGELVGLIGPDGAGKTTTFRMFAGLQRPTGGELHRHLGRDGISYVPQTFSLAPDLTVEENLRFQGGLYGLPDLGSRMTRLLESVDLAAFRDRLSGALSGGMKQKLALCAALLTQPRLLLLDEPTTGVDPVSRREFWELIHAVHDQGVAVLFSTPYMDEAEYAHRMLLMNEGRILEEGDLTALRRNLPGLVFRLVSSRRREVQKALVALEPLDLFAEGDILRVRFPGQEPGPLLARLAALPGVEQVRLAEANLEDVFLHALADGGGHG
- a CDS encoding HlyD family secretion protein; the protein is MRKFPLLLLPVSLVILAGCRRDDRPLLNGRVEGYLTDLGPRSGGRLVELTVREGQRVKAGDLLARVSAEELEAAVQRDQAGFDSADAKRLELDRGSRAEDIAQGEARVQDAGAALRLAEDSLVRARRLFGEKVMSQADLDNALASRDRADANLSLQAKALVELRAGARIEQRQAGGAEARKARAILQQSRLQAGFTEVRAPFDGVVTHRLREPGSVIAAGQPVLTLARLDQLWVRVYLPQPLLGQVRLGAPVTVMTADQRLLEASLDEISSESEFTPKMVESREERVNLVYPARVNLPQGWDKGLVPGAAVDVRLGSPSR